From a region of the Pseudanabaena sp. ABRG5-3 genome:
- the psb32 gene encoding photosystem II repair protein Psb32, whose protein sequence is MVITNLLHRLWCLVQALPKITNRWQRLSFGAIALLISFNLLAVPAFALQVSDIPSLAEIQTLADQTWVIDDSEVLSALTKSTTASKAAKLAEQIGIDVHVVAIQRIDLGQPASEFAAELFDKWFPTESDKANQVLLLLATEDHRTAIQTGSKVKELLPDSIATSIADETMLYPARKANYNQAVNEGISRLEAVLRGKPDPGAPLLVVEESETSNYATKEETEASSSNVVVILLLILATLLPMATYYWLQGKP, encoded by the coding sequence ATGGTGATTACAAATCTATTACATCGGTTGTGGTGCTTAGTTCAAGCATTGCCAAAGATAACAAACAGATGGCAAAGGCTCAGTTTTGGGGCGATCGCATTATTAATTAGTTTTAATTTGTTGGCGGTTCCAGCCTTTGCTTTGCAGGTATCTGATATTCCTAGCCTTGCCGAAATCCAGACACTAGCGGATCAGACTTGGGTGATTGATGACTCAGAAGTACTAAGTGCTTTGACCAAAAGTACAACCGCGAGTAAAGCTGCAAAACTAGCCGAACAAATAGGTATTGATGTGCATGTGGTGGCAATCCAGCGCATTGATTTAGGACAACCTGCTTCCGAGTTTGCCGCCGAACTATTTGATAAATGGTTTCCCACAGAATCAGATAAAGCTAATCAAGTATTACTATTGTTGGCTACAGAAGACCATCGCACTGCCATTCAAACTGGCTCTAAGGTCAAGGAGTTATTACCAGATAGCATTGCTACTAGTATTGCCGATGAGACAATGCTCTATCCCGCACGTAAAGCGAACTATAACCAAGCAGTTAATGAGGGAATCTCTCGTTTAGAAGCAGTGCTAAGGGGTAAACCAGACCCCGGTGCGCCTCTTTTGGTGGTAGAGGAATCAGAGACCAGCAATTATGCAACGAAAGAGGAAACTGAAGCGAGCTCATCAAACGTAGTCGTGATTCTATTACTGATATTAGCAACACTATTACCAATGGCAACCTACTATTGGTTGCAAGGTAAACCATAA